A window of the Synechococcus sp. JA-3-3Ab genome harbors these coding sequences:
- a CDS encoding HHL1-like protein has product MSQPKGFSQSKPEKKPAKANTAKRKEAAKRYDELKAKGMPEFAIFARRRQAEPGKPNPWLPVGSLAVSRSSAIHQAIFQNEEELKKAAVRLFPRLSKVKDELEFGFRLKDKEFQDEPIQVAVRPQPSPLQSWIDRVRKWLGLGKRTTQASKKG; this is encoded by the coding sequence ATGAGTCAGCCCAAGGGTTTCAGCCAATCCAAGCCAGAGAAGAAACCGGCCAAGGCCAACACGGCCAAGCGCAAGGAAGCCGCCAAACGCTACGACGAGCTGAAAGCCAAGGGGATGCCGGAGTTCGCCATTTTTGCCCGGCGCCGCCAAGCTGAGCCCGGCAAACCCAACCCCTGGCTGCCCGTGGGATCCCTGGCGGTCAGTCGCTCCAGCGCCATCCACCAGGCCATCTTCCAAAACGAGGAAGAGCTCAAAAAAGCAGCCGTCCGCCTCTTTCCCCGTCTTAGCAAAGTCAAAGACGAGCTGGAGTTTGGCTTTCGCCTTAAGGACAAAGAGTTTCAAGACGAGCCGATTCAGGTGGCAGTTCGGCCCCAGCCTTCGCCCCTTCAGAGCTGGATAGACAGGGTGCGCAAGTGGCTGGGCCTGGGCAAAAGAACTACCCAAGCCTCCAAGAAAGGCTAA
- the xseB gene encoding exodeoxyribonuclease VII small subunit, translating into MSRRKREDPWRYEAAIAEVESLIAQIESGELDLAEVVERFQQAAQTLKRCAEFLEEKRQQVEILIEELNQDDEDWQAF; encoded by the coding sequence ATGAGCCGCCGCAAACGTGAGGATCCCTGGCGCTACGAAGCAGCCATCGCCGAAGTGGAAAGTCTGATTGCCCAGATCGAATCGGGAGAGCTGGATCTGGCGGAGGTGGTGGAGCGCTTCCAACAGGCCGCCCAGACCCTGAAGCGCTGCGCCGAGTTTTTGGAGGAAAAGCGGCAGCAGGTGGAGATCCTCATCGAGGAATTGAACCAAGACGACGAAGACTGGCAAGCATTCTAG
- the folD gene encoding bifunctional methylenetetrahydrofolate dehydrogenase/methenyltetrahydrofolate cyclohydrolase FolD: MSAKILDGKALAGRLQAEMAAQVQAWLPRVGRPPGLAVLRVGEDPASAAYVRGKERACERVGIASFGRHFSAQDSPAHLLDAIAQLNQDERVDGILVQLPLPPGWDPIPPLLAIDPAKDVDGLHPLNLGRLVRGEPGLRSCTPLGVMRLLQAEGIPIAGRKAVVVGRSLLVGKPLSLMLLAADATVTVAHSRTPNLAEVTRSADIVVMAVGRPRLLTADMVKPGAVVVDVGINRIQDPDGSEQLVGDVDYEAVKERAAAITPVPGGVGPMTVTMLLANTLESYKLRSHL; this comes from the coding sequence ATGTCTGCCAAGATCCTGGATGGCAAAGCCTTGGCTGGCCGGCTGCAAGCCGAGATGGCCGCTCAGGTGCAAGCTTGGCTGCCGCGGGTGGGGCGTCCGCCGGGATTGGCAGTGCTGCGGGTGGGGGAGGATCCCGCCAGTGCTGCCTATGTGCGCGGCAAAGAGCGGGCCTGTGAGCGAGTGGGCATTGCCTCCTTTGGCCGCCATTTTTCCGCCCAAGACTCCCCCGCCCATCTGCTCGACGCCATCGCCCAACTCAACCAGGACGAGCGCGTCGACGGCATCCTCGTGCAACTGCCTCTGCCCCCCGGCTGGGATCCCATCCCGCCCCTTCTGGCCATCGACCCCGCCAAAGACGTGGACGGTCTCCACCCCCTCAACCTGGGCCGGCTAGTGCGCGGCGAGCCCGGCCTGCGCAGTTGTACGCCTCTAGGTGTGATGCGCCTGTTGCAAGCGGAAGGGATCCCCATTGCCGGACGAAAAGCGGTGGTGGTCGGCCGCAGCCTCCTGGTGGGCAAGCCCCTGAGCCTGATGTTGTTGGCCGCCGACGCAACGGTTACCGTGGCCCACTCCCGTACACCCAACCTGGCCGAAGTAACCCGCAGTGCCGACATTGTGGTCATGGCTGTAGGGCGTCCTCGCTTGCTCACGGCAGACATGGTGAAGCCGGGCGCCGTGGTTGTCGATGTAGGCATTAACCGTATCCAAGACCCTGACGGATCTGAGCAGTTGGTGGGAGATGTGGACTACGAAGCGGTCAAAGAGCGGGCCGCTGCCATCACGCCTGTACCAGGCGGCGTGGGGCCGATGACGGTGACGATGCTGCTGGCCAACACCCTGGAAAGCTACAAGCTTCGCAGCCACCTGTAG
- the xseA gene encoding exodeoxyribonuclease VII large subunit yields the protein MLFSKFRTRGLPLLSVGGVSGYLKSLLAGDPYLARLWVVGEVSSCQRSRNGHLFLTLVDPESGDLLKGVVWQSQTARLSFWPEVGQRVLALGQLGIYSGGSYYRLVIWQLLPAGEGLLAWRFQQLKARLAAEGLFDNQRPLPTHPQCIAVVSSPDAAGWGDIRRTLNQRYPGLRVLFAPAQVQGEAAPESIVRAIRRVERDGRAEVLIVARGGGSGEDLACFNDERVVRAIAECSIPVVTGIGHQRDETLADYAADYAAHTPTAAAERVVPDLRELQRQAFQLRQQLVERTLHALEKAEQRWHHAQRRLAQVHPERLLQQAQERLAQQQQRLVQAVRHRLQQQQQRHQALQQHLQALDPAAVLRRGYALVRDERGSLVRSHRLPPQTRLRIQLASGSLWARVEESHEPPQT from the coding sequence ATGTTGTTCAGTAAATTCAGGACTAGAGGCTTACCCCTGCTCTCGGTGGGGGGAGTGTCCGGCTACTTGAAATCGCTGCTGGCCGGGGATCCCTACCTGGCCAGGCTGTGGGTGGTGGGAGAAGTCTCCAGTTGCCAGCGCAGCCGCAACGGCCACCTGTTCCTGACCCTGGTGGATCCGGAAAGCGGCGACCTCCTCAAGGGGGTTGTGTGGCAAAGTCAGACTGCCCGGCTCAGCTTCTGGCCAGAAGTGGGGCAACGGGTGCTGGCCCTGGGTCAACTTGGCATCTACAGCGGCGGCAGCTACTACCGCCTGGTTATCTGGCAACTGCTGCCGGCGGGCGAGGGGCTGTTGGCGTGGCGGTTTCAGCAGCTTAAGGCCCGCCTTGCCGCCGAAGGCCTGTTCGACAACCAGCGGCCCCTGCCCACCCACCCTCAGTGTATTGCCGTCGTCAGCTCTCCCGACGCCGCTGGCTGGGGCGATATCCGCCGCACCCTCAACCAGCGCTACCCCGGGCTGCGGGTGCTGTTTGCGCCAGCCCAGGTGCAGGGGGAGGCGGCCCCGGAGTCGATTGTGCGGGCCATTCGCCGGGTGGAGCGGGACGGGCGGGCGGAAGTGCTGATCGTGGCCCGGGGGGGCGGATCCGGCGAGGACTTGGCCTGCTTTAACGACGAGCGGGTGGTGCGGGCCATTGCCGAGTGCTCCATTCCGGTGGTGACCGGGATCGGCCACCAGCGGGATGAGACCTTAGCTGACTACGCTGCTGACTATGCGGCGCACACCCCCACAGCGGCCGCCGAGCGAGTTGTGCCCGATCTGCGGGAACTGCAGCGCCAGGCATTCCAGTTGCGCCAGCAGCTTGTCGAGCGCACCCTGCATGCTCTGGAAAAAGCTGAACAGCGTTGGCACCACGCCCAGCGCCGCCTAGCCCAGGTGCATCCGGAGCGGCTGCTGCAGCAGGCCCAGGAGCGCCTAGCCCAACAGCAGCAGCGCCTGGTCCAGGCCGTGCGCCACCGTCTCCAGCAGCAGCAACAGCGCCACCAAGCTCTCCAGCAGCACCTGCAAGCCCTCGATCCTGCCGCCGTTCTCAGGCGGGGCTATGCCCTGGTGCGCGACGAGCGGGGATCCCTGGTCCGCAGCCACCGCCTGCCGCCCCAGACCCGGCTGAGGATACAACTGGCCTCGGGCAGCCTCTGGGCCCGAGTGGAGGAGAGCCATGAGCCGCCGCAAACGTGA
- a CDS encoding alpha-D-glucose phosphate-specific phosphoglucomutase produces the protein MILRTVATIPFPDQKPGTSGLRKPVQVFQQPHYLENFIQSTFDVLEGSAGQTLVVGGDGRYYNREAIQILLKMAAANGIGRVLLGRGGILSTPAVSCLIRKYGAYGGIILSASHNPGGPQGDFGIKYNIGNGGPAPEKVTEAIYARTQQIREYRILQAPDVDLDRLGEQRLGSLTVSVIDPVADYLGLMQRLFDFDAIRDYLASGVRIAFDAMHAVTGPYAHAILEGALGAPQGSVLNGQPLPDFGGLHPDPNLVHARALVELLFREDGPDFGAASDGDGDRNMILGRRFYVTPSDSLAVLAANAHRVPGYREGLAGIARSMPTSQAADRVAAKLGIPCYETPTGWKFFGNLLDAGKVTLCGEESFGTGSHHIREKDGLWAVLFWLNILAVRRQSVRQIVEDHWRTYGRNFYSRHDYEGLPVEVAEELMEHLRRSVASWVGQRFGSQTVAYADDFSYTDPVDGSTSRNQGIRIGFEDGSRIVYRLSGTGTHGATLRVYLERFEPDPSRHGLDPQVALAELIQLADHFAQIRARTGRQQPDVIT, from the coding sequence ATGATCCTGCGCACCGTGGCCACCATCCCTTTTCCCGACCAAAAGCCGGGCACCTCCGGCCTGCGCAAGCCGGTGCAGGTGTTCCAGCAGCCCCACTACCTGGAGAACTTCATCCAATCCACCTTTGACGTCCTCGAGGGATCCGCCGGCCAAACCCTGGTGGTGGGCGGAGACGGCCGCTACTACAACCGGGAAGCCATCCAGATCCTGCTCAAGATGGCAGCAGCCAACGGCATCGGGCGAGTACTGCTGGGCCGGGGTGGGATCCTCTCCACGCCAGCGGTTTCCTGCTTAATTCGCAAATACGGGGCCTACGGCGGCATCATCCTCTCCGCCAGCCACAACCCCGGCGGCCCCCAGGGAGACTTCGGTATCAAGTACAACATCGGCAACGGCGGCCCTGCCCCGGAGAAGGTGACCGAGGCCATCTACGCCCGCACCCAGCAGATCCGGGAGTACCGCATCCTGCAAGCCCCGGATGTGGACCTGGATCGCCTGGGGGAGCAGCGGCTGGGATCCCTGACGGTTTCCGTCATCGACCCGGTGGCCGACTATCTAGGCCTAATGCAGCGCCTGTTTGATTTCGACGCCATCCGCGACTACCTGGCCTCCGGGGTTCGCATCGCTTTCGACGCCATGCACGCCGTCACCGGCCCCTATGCCCACGCCATCCTGGAGGGAGCTCTAGGGGCGCCCCAGGGCAGCGTCCTCAACGGCCAGCCGCTGCCGGATTTTGGCGGCCTCCACCCGGATCCCAACCTGGTGCATGCCCGCGCCCTGGTGGAGCTGCTGTTTCGAGAAGATGGGCCGGATTTCGGCGCCGCCTCCGACGGGGATGGGGATCGCAACATGATCCTGGGCCGCCGCTTCTACGTGACCCCCAGCGACAGCCTGGCGGTGTTGGCCGCCAACGCCCACCGGGTGCCCGGCTACCGGGAGGGGCTGGCGGGGATCGCCCGCTCCATGCCCACCAGCCAGGCAGCAGACCGGGTGGCGGCCAAGCTGGGGATCCCTTGCTACGAGACGCCTACCGGCTGGAAGTTTTTTGGCAACCTCCTGGATGCCGGCAAAGTTACCCTCTGCGGCGAGGAGAGCTTCGGCACCGGCTCCCACCACATCCGGGAAAAAGACGGCCTCTGGGCTGTCCTCTTTTGGCTCAACATCCTCGCCGTGCGGCGCCAGTCGGTGCGGCAGATTGTGGAAGACCACTGGCGCACCTACGGGCGCAACTTCTACTCCCGCCACGACTACGAGGGGCTACCGGTGGAGGTGGCCGAGGAGCTGATGGAGCACTTGCGGCGCTCCGTGGCAAGCTGGGTGGGGCAGCGCTTTGGCTCCCAAACAGTAGCCTATGCCGATGACTTCAGCTACACCGATCCCGTGGACGGCAGCACCAGCCGCAACCAGGGGATCCGCATCGGCTTTGAGGACGGCTCCCGCATCGTCTACCGCCTTTCCGGCACCGGCACCCACGGGGCCACCCTGCGGGTGTACTTGGAGCGGTTTGAGCCGGATCCCAGCCGGCACGGCCTGGATCCCCAGGTGGCCCTGGCCGAGCTGATCCAACTGGCGGATCACTTCGCCCAGATCCGCGCCCGCACCGGTCGGCAGCAGCCGGATGTGATCACCTGA
- a CDS encoding alpha/beta fold hydrolase — MFTAPPASLAADPIAPFAPQTWSWRGHAIRYVVQGSGSPLILVHGFGASIGHWRHNIPVLAAAGYRVYALDLLGFGGSAKPALAYSLELWAELLADFWRQHVRQPAVFIGNSIGALLSLLMAARYPQLVAGAVLLNCAGGLNHRSHELSPLARLFMATFTALVASPVTGPLLFDWVRQRQRIRATLKQVYCNPAAITDELVEILYAPSCEPGAQQVFAAVLTAPPGPTPEALLPQVRCPLLVIWGERDPWTPIQRGRGFQNHVQGIDYQFFPLPDTGHCPHDERPEIVNPLILSWLPKAFATA; from the coding sequence GTGTTCACTGCTCCTCCTGCGAGTTTGGCAGCCGATCCCATTGCCCCTTTTGCTCCCCAAACCTGGAGCTGGCGGGGTCACGCCATTCGCTACGTCGTCCAGGGATCTGGCTCCCCACTGATTTTGGTGCATGGCTTTGGGGCCTCCATTGGCCACTGGCGGCACAACATCCCTGTGCTAGCGGCGGCGGGATACCGGGTCTATGCTTTGGATTTGCTGGGGTTTGGCGGCTCGGCCAAGCCGGCCCTTGCCTACAGTCTGGAGCTGTGGGCCGAGCTGCTGGCGGATTTTTGGCGGCAGCATGTGCGGCAGCCGGCGGTGTTCATCGGCAACTCTATCGGCGCCTTGCTCAGCTTGCTCATGGCTGCCCGCTATCCCCAGCTTGTTGCTGGAGCCGTGCTGCTCAACTGTGCCGGCGGTCTCAACCACCGCTCCCACGAGCTCAGCCCGCTGGCCCGCCTTTTCATGGCCACCTTCACTGCTCTGGTGGCCTCGCCGGTCACGGGGCCCCTTCTGTTTGATTGGGTGCGGCAGCGGCAGCGGATCCGCGCCACTCTGAAACAGGTGTACTGCAACCCTGCCGCCATCACTGACGAGCTGGTGGAGATCCTCTACGCCCCTTCCTGTGAGCCGGGAGCGCAGCAGGTGTTTGCCGCTGTTCTCACGGCTCCCCCTGGCCCTACGCCGGAAGCGTTGCTGCCCCAGGTGCGCTGTCCGCTGCTGGTGATTTGGGGGGAACGGGATCCCTGGACGCCTATTCAGCGGGGTCGCGGCTTTCAAAACCATGTGCAGGGGATCGACTACCAATTTTTCCCTCTTCCCGATACGGGCCATTGCCCCCACGACGAGCGCCCAGAGATTGTCAACCCCTTGATTTTGAGCTGGCTACCCAAAGCCTTTGCCACGGCTTAG
- a CDS encoding DUF3536 domain-containing protein gives MLPSGSKNASMPAAESGQGDPAPFLADASSPPPRATTTAPYVVLHGHFYQPPREDPWLNRIERQPSAAPFHDWNERILAECYRPNAFARILDEQGRVVRIVNNYEFLSFNFGPTLLSWLEEHDVEVYQRILTADRLSAERLEGHGNAIAQVYNHVILPLANERDKYTQIRWGIADFQHRFGRFPEGMWLAETAIDAATVKALVDCGIRFVILAPSQAQRIRPLGQTEWIDVSQGQIDPSRPYRCFTPDRGGYLDVFFFDGPISRDLGFGDIAYSTQALAERLQLAIRPGREVQLVNCATDGETFGHHKRGTERTLAYAFCEEFPRRGWQVGNYAHFLSHHPPTWEVQLKPVTAWSCAHGVGRWSRDCGCGAVPGWHQRWRQPLREALNWLRDQLAEIYETEAKAYLRDPWLARDRYIEVILDRERCEAFLQEHQSHRLTAEDRVQVLRLLEMQRYSQLMFTSCGWFFEELARPEGVQILRYAARAIELAAAATKVDLEEEFLLRLSKAPSNLELYKDGRGVYQALVRPRRVSPQRLVAQHAMLSLVNGVPRSSGYMLEPVDQERLAIGGSTLLVGRVKLSFPTTSEEHDLIYALLHLGGWDFQCGVKPFTGRRSYEQLKATLLSGSRSRIQLVLTLQELLGPETFDLNALIEEDRQQMLRWLTQDTLERLAQLYRQTYLENYGVLMAFRADGLPIPEELLAAAQITLNQRLLSSLRAMEIEEGKRDHLLELRAIAREAEQLGCQLRREEAARVLDRLLQRGMWHLAHDFEPESFGEQLHNLEEWLKLADDLRLPINLDRLQELYLLGLERQRELQLHLAEGSASGPTHLREEGQEIPGETLRRLFQLGQRLRVNVNAWLRHLQPHQ, from the coding sequence ATGCTGCCGAGTGGCTCCAAAAACGCCTCTATGCCGGCGGCCGAATCAGGGCAAGGGGATCCGGCTCCCTTTTTAGCTGATGCTAGCTCTCCGCCTCCGCGAGCTACAACCACCGCTCCCTACGTGGTGCTGCACGGTCATTTCTACCAGCCGCCGCGGGAGGATCCCTGGCTAAACCGCATTGAGCGCCAGCCCAGCGCTGCCCCCTTCCACGACTGGAACGAGCGCATTCTGGCGGAGTGTTATCGTCCCAACGCCTTTGCCCGCATCCTGGACGAGCAGGGGCGGGTGGTGCGCATTGTCAATAACTACGAATTCTTGAGTTTTAACTTTGGCCCCACTCTCCTCTCCTGGTTGGAGGAGCACGATGTTGAAGTGTACCAACGCATCTTGACTGCCGACCGCCTCAGCGCCGAGCGGCTGGAGGGGCATGGCAATGCCATCGCCCAGGTCTACAACCACGTCATCCTGCCCTTGGCCAACGAGCGGGACAAGTACACCCAGATCCGCTGGGGGATTGCCGATTTCCAGCATCGCTTTGGCCGCTTTCCCGAGGGCATGTGGCTGGCGGAAACCGCTATCGATGCAGCAACGGTTAAGGCCTTGGTCGACTGCGGGATCCGCTTTGTCATCTTGGCACCCAGCCAGGCGCAGCGCATTCGCCCTTTGGGTCAAACGGAATGGATCGATGTCAGCCAGGGTCAGATCGATCCCAGCCGGCCCTATCGCTGCTTTACCCCCGACCGAGGCGGCTACCTAGATGTTTTTTTCTTTGACGGCCCCATCTCCCGCGACCTTGGCTTTGGCGATATTGCCTACAGCACCCAGGCGCTGGCGGAGCGGCTCCAGTTGGCCATTCGCCCTGGCCGAGAAGTCCAACTCGTCAACTGTGCCACGGATGGCGAGACCTTTGGCCACCACAAACGCGGAACCGAGCGTACCCTGGCCTATGCCTTCTGCGAGGAGTTTCCCCGCCGAGGCTGGCAAGTGGGCAACTACGCCCATTTCCTCAGCCACCACCCTCCCACCTGGGAGGTGCAACTAAAGCCAGTTACTGCCTGGAGCTGCGCCCATGGGGTGGGGCGGTGGTCACGGGACTGTGGCTGTGGGGCAGTGCCTGGCTGGCACCAACGCTGGCGGCAACCGCTGCGGGAGGCCCTCAACTGGCTGCGGGATCAGTTGGCCGAGATCTACGAGACGGAGGCTAAGGCCTACCTGCGGGATCCCTGGCTGGCTCGGGATCGCTACATCGAGGTGATCTTGGATCGGGAGCGCTGCGAGGCATTTTTGCAGGAGCACCAAAGCCACCGCCTCACTGCCGAAGACCGGGTGCAGGTGCTGCGCCTGTTGGAGATGCAGCGCTACAGCCAACTGATGTTCACCAGTTGCGGCTGGTTCTTTGAAGAACTCGCTCGCCCTGAGGGGGTGCAAATCCTGCGCTATGCGGCGCGGGCCATTGAGTTGGCAGCGGCTGCCACCAAGGTGGATCTGGAGGAGGAGTTTCTGCTTCGCCTAAGCAAGGCCCCCAGCAACCTCGAACTCTACAAAGACGGCCGAGGAGTTTACCAAGCTTTGGTGCGCCCCCGCCGGGTTAGCCCGCAGCGGCTCGTGGCCCAGCACGCCATGCTTTCCCTGGTCAACGGCGTACCTCGCTCCTCTGGGTATATGCTGGAGCCGGTGGATCAGGAGCGCCTAGCTATAGGGGGATCCACGCTGCTGGTTGGGCGGGTGAAGCTCTCTTTTCCCACCACCTCTGAAGAGCACGACCTCATCTACGCTCTACTCCACCTGGGCGGCTGGGACTTTCAATGTGGCGTCAAGCCGTTTACAGGGCGGCGCAGCTACGAGCAGTTGAAAGCCACCCTGCTATCTGGATCCCGCAGCCGCATCCAGCTCGTCCTAACCCTGCAAGAGCTGCTGGGACCGGAAACCTTCGACCTCAACGCCCTGATTGAGGAAGACCGGCAGCAGATGCTGCGCTGGCTTACCCAGGACACGTTGGAGCGCTTGGCCCAGCTCTATCGCCAAACCTACCTGGAGAATTACGGGGTTTTGATGGCTTTTCGGGCCGATGGCCTGCCGATCCCGGAAGAGCTGTTGGCCGCCGCCCAGATTACCCTCAACCAGCGCCTATTGAGCAGCTTACGGGCCATGGAAATAGAAGAGGGCAAGCGGGATCACCTGCTGGAGTTGCGAGCAATTGCCCGCGAGGCGGAGCAGTTGGGGTGTCAGTTGCGGCGGGAGGAGGCGGCCCGGGTTTTGGATCGGCTCTTGCAGCGGGGGATGTGGCACCTTGCCCACGATTTTGAGCCGGAGAGCTTTGGCGAACAGCTCCACAACCTGGAGGAGTGGCTAAAACTAGCTGACGATCTGCGCCTGCCCATCAACCTGGATCGCCTCCAGGAGCTCTACCTGCTGGGTCTGGAACGGCAGAGAGAACTTCAACTGCATCTGGCTGAAGGGAGCGCGAGCGGCCCAACCCACCTTCGAGAAGAAGGCCAGGAGATCCCTGGCGAAACCTTGCGCCGCCTCTTCCAGCTTGGGCAGCGGCTCCGCGTTAACGTCAACGCCTGGCTGCGTCACCTACAACCCCACCAGTGA